In one window of uncultured Acetobacteroides sp. DNA:
- the leuC gene encoding 3-isopropylmalate dehydratase large subunit: MGKTLFDKIWDAHVVHSTGDGADILYIDRHYIHEVTSPQAFDGLRSRGLGVFRPLKTVATADHNVPTINQHLPIKEEQSRKQVAQLVQNCKEFGLDLYGLGHQYQGIVHIIGPELGVTQPGGTYVCGDSHTATHGAFGSIAFGIGTSEVEMVLASQSLPQVKPKQMSITVNGQLKKGITAKDLILYIISKLTAKGGTGYFVEYAGEAFRALSMEGRMTVCNMSIEMGARGGLIAPDETTIAYVKGRAFAPKGDDWDKAEAYWRTLYSDADATFDAKFSFDAADIEPMLTYGTNPGMGIGITESIPTEKDFTDESDKATLKKALAYMQLSEGEKLLGKPVSYVFIGSCTNGRIEDFRMAAEIVKGRKVANGITAWFVPGSKQVEKQCETEGLTQIFAEAGIALRQPGCSACLAMNEDKVPEGALCISTSNRNFEGRQGPGARTILAGPYAAAAAAVTGVITDPRKMLDFRC, translated from the coding sequence ATGGGAAAAACACTTTTCGACAAAATATGGGATGCACACGTAGTGCATAGCACAGGCGATGGTGCCGATATCCTTTATATCGACCGCCACTACATCCACGAGGTAACCTCGCCACAGGCTTTCGATGGGCTTCGTAGCCGTGGCTTAGGCGTTTTTCGTCCTTTAAAAACGGTGGCAACGGCCGACCACAATGTCCCAACCATCAACCAACATCTTCCGATTAAGGAGGAACAATCGCGCAAGCAGGTAGCACAGCTGGTGCAGAACTGCAAAGAGTTTGGCTTGGATCTTTACGGGCTTGGACACCAATACCAGGGCATCGTACACATCATAGGACCAGAACTGGGCGTTACCCAACCCGGTGGAACCTACGTGTGCGGCGATAGCCACACTGCGACGCATGGCGCATTCGGCTCGATAGCCTTCGGCATTGGCACATCGGAGGTGGAGATGGTTTTGGCATCGCAATCGCTACCTCAGGTAAAGCCCAAGCAGATGAGCATCACCGTAAACGGGCAGCTGAAGAAGGGCATCACCGCCAAAGACCTTATCCTATATATAATAAGTAAGTTGACGGCAAAAGGTGGCACTGGCTACTTTGTTGAATATGCCGGAGAAGCCTTTCGAGCCCTCAGCATGGAGGGCAGAATGACGGTTTGCAACATGAGCATCGAGATGGGTGCCCGTGGCGGACTTATTGCCCCCGACGAAACTACCATCGCCTACGTAAAAGGTCGCGCATTTGCCCCCAAAGGTGACGATTGGGATAAAGCCGAGGCCTACTGGCGTACGCTGTACAGCGATGCCGATGCAACGTTCGATGCCAAGTTCTCCTTCGACGCTGCCGACATCGAGCCGATGCTTACCTACGGAACGAATCCCGGCATGGGCATTGGTATCACGGAAAGCATCCCTACAGAAAAAGATTTTACCGACGAGAGCGATAAGGCGACCCTCAAAAAGGCGCTTGCCTACATGCAGCTCTCCGAAGGTGAAAAGCTGCTGGGCAAGCCCGTATCCTACGTATTCATCGGAAGCTGTACGAATGGTCGCATCGAGGACTTTAGGATGGCCGCCGAAATTGTAAAGGGCAGGAAGGTTGCCAATGGCATCACCGCATGGTTTGTTCCTGGATCGAAGCAGGTAGAGAAGCAGTGCGAGACCGAAGGATTAACCCAAATCTTTGCCGAAGCAGGCATTGCCCTTCGCCAACCCGGATGTTCGGCTTGCTTGGCCATGAACGAGGATAAGGTCCCCGAAGGTGCGCTTTGCATATCGACATCGAACCGTAACTTCGAAGGAAGACAAGGTCCTGGAGCACGTACCATCCTTGCCGGACCGTATGCTGCCGCTGCCGCAGCGGTTACGGGGGTTATTACCGATCCAAGAAAGATGTTAGATTTTAGATGTTAG
- a CDS encoding DUF1349 domain-containing protein: MKLVLFALLGAAMTMSSFKAADQQPGEACQVKLPGITFTRSLNNAAKLYTFENGTLTIKSDAKKDYFNDPSNGSVVGTSPILLTPVDNSRPFTLTAKVTPAFNETYDAGVLYIYSTGKLWQKLCFEKDEYKRTRVVSVRTIGTSDDNNHDILTDKSVYLRITSDSKTVGLYYSLDKVTWNLVKVYKNNYPKKIWVGLSTQSPIGNGTIATFEDFSLTYSSIKNFRLGI, from the coding sequence ATGAAACTTGTACTTTTTGCGCTCTTAGGCGCCGCAATGACCATGAGCAGCTTTAAGGCTGCCGACCAACAGCCTGGCGAGGCCTGCCAGGTAAAGCTTCCAGGAATCACCTTTACCCGTTCGCTAAACAACGCGGCAAAGTTGTACACGTTCGAGAACGGGACGCTCACCATAAAGAGCGATGCCAAGAAGGACTACTTTAACGATCCCAGCAATGGCTCGGTGGTTGGCACTTCGCCAATTCTGCTCACTCCCGTAGACAACAGCAGGCCCTTTACCCTTACGGCCAAGGTTACCCCCGCCTTTAACGAGACCTACGATGCGGGTGTTCTTTACATCTACTCGACGGGTAAGCTGTGGCAGAAGCTCTGCTTCGAGAAGGACGAGTACAAGCGAACCCGCGTGGTAAGCGTTCGCACCATTGGCACATCGGACGACAACAACCACGATATCCTTACCGATAAGAGCGTGTACCTACGAATAACCTCCGACTCCAAGACGGTAGGGCTCTACTACTCGCTCGATAAGGTTACCTGGAACTTGGTGAAGGTTTACAAGAATAACTACCCCAAAAAGATATGGGTGGGCCTAAGCACCCAAAGCCCCATTGGTAACGGCACTATCGCTACCTTCGAAGATTTCTCGCTAACGTATAGCAGCATCAAGAATTTTAGGTTGGGCATTTAG
- a CDS encoding proline dehydrogenase family protein codes for MIDFTNTEIAFKIKSNAELRKARFLFKTINNPKLVGWLSALATFAVKNHIPIGWLVKPTLYAQFVGGVSLAKSANKARKLWKYKVGSILDYSVEGKSDDASTKACFKEVMRSIEFGGKHPYVAFAVFKPTGIIQPEVLEKVSSGVALDEGEEERFHLFVKRVDALCAKAAEVGISILIDAEDYCYLQVIDEVAEQMMERYNTEKAVVYHTLQMYRTDRLEYLKMLHKRAVEKNFIAGAKLVRGAYMERERERAAQLGYPSPINPTKEITDTMFDDALVYSLENIDKISIFAGTHNQDSTWFLVELIYKYSLQENDRRIWFSQLYGMSDNLTFNLAAEGFNVAKYLPYGSVKEVFPYLIRRARENTSVAEQASRELDLINQEIKRRKSYKQW; via the coding sequence ATGATAGACTTTACCAATACTGAGATTGCCTTTAAAATAAAGTCGAATGCTGAGCTTCGTAAGGCTCGCTTCCTTTTTAAAACGATTAATAACCCGAAACTAGTGGGGTGGTTAAGCGCGTTGGCAACCTTTGCGGTAAAGAACCACATCCCAATTGGATGGTTGGTAAAGCCAACGCTTTATGCTCAATTTGTGGGTGGGGTATCTTTAGCCAAGAGTGCCAATAAGGCTAGAAAGCTCTGGAAGTATAAGGTGGGCTCAATTCTCGACTACTCCGTAGAGGGAAAGAGTGATGACGCTTCGACAAAGGCTTGTTTTAAGGAGGTAATGCGCAGCATCGAATTTGGTGGAAAGCATCCGTATGTTGCATTTGCCGTCTTTAAGCCTACCGGCATTATTCAGCCTGAAGTGCTAGAGAAAGTTTCGAGTGGAGTGGCGCTGGATGAAGGCGAAGAAGAGCGATTCCATCTATTTGTAAAAAGAGTGGATGCGCTCTGTGCTAAAGCTGCCGAGGTTGGCATTTCGATTCTGATAGATGCTGAGGATTACTGCTACCTGCAGGTAATTGACGAGGTTGCCGAGCAGATGATGGAGCGCTACAATACGGAGAAGGCGGTTGTTTACCATACGCTTCAAATGTACCGAACGGATAGGCTAGAATATCTGAAGATGCTGCATAAGCGCGCTGTTGAAAAAAACTTTATAGCTGGAGCAAAGCTTGTACGTGGTGCGTACATGGAAAGGGAGCGCGAACGTGCAGCACAGCTAGGGTATCCTTCGCCAATAAACCCAACCAAAGAAATCACCGATACAATGTTCGATGATGCGCTGGTGTACTCTCTTGAGAATATTGATAAAATCAGCATCTTTGCAGGAACTCACAATCAGGATAGCACATGGTTTCTTGTTGAGCTGATCTACAAGTATTCCTTGCAGGAAAATGATCGTCGGATTTGGTTCTCGCAGCTTTACGGAATGAGCGATAACCTTACGTTTAACCTTGCAGCCGAAGGATTCAACGTGGCAAAGTATCTCCCTTACGGATCGGTAAAGGAAGTTTTTCCCTACCTAATCCGACGGGCACGAGAGAACACGTCGGTGGCAGAACAAGCATCGCGCGAGCTGGATCTGATAAACCAAGAAATTAAGCGTCGTAAAAGTTATAAGCAATGGTAA
- the leuB gene encoding 3-isopropylmalate dehydrogenase: protein MNAYKIAVLKGDGIGPEIVDEAIRVLEAAGRKFNIEFDYSEGLIGGVAIDTIGSPFPAETQRICEQADAILFGAIGDPKFDNDPTAKVRPEQGLLAMRKALGLYANIRPVAAYDSLLNLSPLKESITKGADFVVIRELTGGIYFGEPRGRSENGATAFDTCVYTKEEITRVAKMAFEYAMTRRKKLTVVDKANVLATSRLWRETVQTMEKDYPHVTVDYMFVDNAAMKLILQPTYFDVVLTENMFGDILTDEASVITGSLGMLPSASKGSKVSLYEPIHGSFPQAKGKGIANPIATILSAAMMLEDLGETIAGKAIRAAVDKVVAEGFLTVDLNSINPKSTTEVGRRIAEGI from the coding sequence ATGAATGCATATAAGATAGCCGTCCTAAAGGGCGATGGAATTGGCCCCGAGATTGTAGACGAGGCCATAAGAGTTTTAGAGGCTGCTGGCCGCAAGTTTAACATCGAGTTCGACTACAGCGAAGGCCTAATTGGCGGCGTGGCCATCGACACCATCGGCTCGCCATTCCCTGCCGAAACCCAACGGATATGCGAGCAGGCTGATGCCATCCTCTTCGGTGCTATTGGCGATCCAAAGTTCGATAACGACCCAACAGCAAAGGTTCGTCCTGAGCAGGGGCTGCTTGCCATGCGAAAAGCGCTCGGATTATACGCCAATATCCGCCCTGTTGCGGCCTACGACAGCCTTTTAAACCTATCGCCGCTTAAGGAAAGCATCACCAAGGGGGCCGACTTTGTGGTGATCCGCGAGCTAACCGGTGGTATCTACTTTGGCGAGCCTCGCGGCCGCAGCGAGAACGGGGCAACCGCCTTCGACACCTGCGTGTACACCAAGGAGGAGATTACCCGCGTGGCCAAAATGGCCTTCGAGTACGCCATGACCCGTCGAAAGAAGCTAACCGTTGTGGATAAGGCCAACGTGCTGGCCACCTCGCGCCTGTGGAGGGAAACCGTTCAGACAATGGAGAAGGATTACCCTCATGTAACGGTCGACTATATGTTTGTGGACAACGCCGCCATGAAGCTGATCCTGCAGCCCACCTACTTCGACGTGGTGCTCACCGAGAATATGTTTGGCGACATCCTAACCGACGAGGCCAGCGTTATTACCGGCTCGCTGGGCATGCTGCCATCGGCATCGAAGGGCTCGAAGGTATCGCTCTACGAGCCAATACACGGCAGCTTCCCCCAGGCAAAGGGTAAGGGCATTGCCAACCCTATTGCCACCATCCTTTCGGCCGCCATGATGCTCGAGGATTTGGGCGAAACCATTGCGGGAAAGGCTATCCGCGCTGCGGTGGACAAGGTGGTTGCCGAGGGATTCCTCACCGTTGACCTAAACTCCATCAACCCCAAATCGACCACCGAGGTGGGACGCAGAATTGCAGAGGGGATTTAG
- a CDS encoding 2-isopropylmalate synthase yields the protein MSKEKVYIFDTTLRDGEQVPGCQLNTIEKIEVALALEKLGVDIIEAGFPISSPGDFNSVVEISKAVSEPTICALTRAVEKDIEVAAEALRYAKHPRIHTGIGVSPYHIKYKFNATPEEVIQRAIAAVKYAKRFVEDIEFYAEDAGRAENRFLAKIVEAVISAGATVVNIPDTTGYCLPSEYGSKILFLKENVSNIDKAIISTHCHNDLGLATANSIAGVMNGARQIECTINGIGERAGNTSLEEVVMVMKSHKGLNLETSINTKKIFPTSRLVSTLMRMPVQANKAIVGRNAFAHSSGIHQDGVLKNRETYEIINPKQVGVSESSIVLTARSGRAALKHRLATLGYKLDQKQLDEVYADFLNLADKKRDIHNDDLEALMGKAARFDRKIQLESLQVICGKSTIPTATIRIKYEGQIWEGTETGNGPIDAAINAVKTIITAKTTLEELLIHTITRGSDDMGKVHVQVESKGKVFYGFSANTDVITATVEAYLDALSQIV from the coding sequence ATGAGTAAAGAAAAGGTGTACATCTTCGACACGACGCTTCGCGATGGCGAGCAGGTGCCCGGCTGTCAGCTGAATACAATCGAAAAGATTGAAGTTGCCCTCGCCCTCGAAAAGCTCGGCGTTGATATCATCGAAGCCGGATTCCCCATATCATCGCCGGGAGACTTTAACTCGGTGGTAGAAATTTCGAAGGCAGTGTCGGAGCCAACCATTTGTGCGCTTACCCGTGCTGTTGAAAAGGACATTGAGGTAGCTGCAGAGGCGCTACGCTACGCCAAGCATCCGCGTATCCATACAGGGATTGGGGTATCGCCATACCACATCAAGTATAAGTTTAATGCAACCCCCGAGGAGGTAATTCAACGGGCAATTGCTGCGGTAAAGTACGCCAAACGGTTTGTGGAGGATATTGAATTCTACGCCGAAGATGCCGGACGTGCTGAAAATCGTTTCCTTGCCAAAATAGTAGAGGCTGTTATAAGTGCAGGAGCAACGGTGGTTAACATTCCCGACACTACCGGCTATTGTTTGCCTTCGGAATACGGTTCGAAGATCCTATTCCTAAAGGAGAACGTCTCGAATATCGATAAGGCGATTATCTCGACCCACTGCCACAACGACCTTGGACTTGCAACAGCCAACTCTATTGCTGGTGTAATGAACGGTGCCCGTCAGATAGAGTGCACCATCAACGGAATTGGCGAGCGTGCCGGCAATACTTCGCTCGAAGAGGTTGTGATGGTGATGAAGAGCCATAAGGGACTTAATCTGGAAACATCTATCAACACCAAAAAGATATTTCCAACAAGCAGGTTGGTTTCTACGCTTATGCGCATGCCTGTGCAGGCTAACAAGGCTATTGTGGGACGTAATGCATTTGCTCACTCGTCGGGCATCCACCAAGATGGCGTGCTGAAGAACCGTGAAACCTACGAGATCATCAACCCCAAACAGGTTGGCGTAAGCGAATCGTCTATTGTGCTTACCGCACGCAGCGGAAGAGCTGCGCTGAAGCATCGCCTTGCTACCTTGGGCTATAAGCTCGACCAAAAGCAATTGGACGAGGTTTATGCAGATTTTCTAAACCTTGCCGATAAGAAGCGAGATATTCATAACGACGATCTAGAGGCTTTAATGGGCAAGGCAGCCCGTTTCGACAGGAAGATTCAGCTAGAATCTCTTCAGGTTATATGCGGGAAAAGCACCATACCTACTGCAACCATCCGTATAAAGTACGAAGGACAGATTTGGGAGGGCACCGAAACGGGCAACGGTCCTATTGATGCCGCCATAAACGCCGTGAAAACCATCATCACCGCAAAAACCACGCTCGAGGAGCTGCTGATCCACACCATCACACGTGGTAGCGACGACATGGGCAAGGTGCACGTGCAGGTTGAAAGCAAGGGCAAGGTTTTCTACGGCTTTAGCGCCAACACCGACGTTATTACGGCAACTGTAGAGGCATATCTGGATGCCCTTTCACAAATTGTATAA
- the leuD gene encoding 3-isopropylmalate dehydratase small subunit has protein sequence MPNKKVTIIKSSAVPLRVDNVDTDQIIPARFLKATTREGFGENLFRDWRYDKQNSIVEAFPLNSSKYSGKILVAGKNFGCGSSREHAAWAVKDYGFEAVVSSMFADIFKSNALNNGLLPVQVSEAFLERLFTAIESDPSTQIAIDLPNQTISMGDEKESFAIGAYKKECLVNGYDDVDYLVSMKDKIEAYEQSKK, from the coding sequence ATGCCAAATAAAAAAGTAACCATCATAAAGTCATCTGCAGTGCCGCTGAGAGTGGACAACGTAGATACCGACCAGATAATCCCCGCTCGATTCCTTAAGGCAACCACGCGCGAGGGCTTTGGAGAGAACCTCTTTAGGGATTGGCGCTACGACAAGCAAAATAGTATCGTAGAGGCTTTCCCGCTGAACAGTTCGAAGTACTCGGGCAAGATTCTGGTAGCCGGGAAGAACTTCGGCTGCGGATCGAGCCGCGAGCATGCCGCTTGGGCCGTTAAGGATTACGGCTTCGAAGCCGTGGTATCGAGCATGTTTGCCGATATCTTTAAGAGTAACGCCCTCAACAACGGCTTGCTGCCCGTGCAGGTAAGCGAGGCATTCCTCGAGAGGCTCTTTACTGCCATAGAGAGCGATCCATCGACCCAAATAGCCATCGATTTGCCCAACCAAACCATTAGCATGGGCGATGAGAAGGAATCGTTTGCCATTGGAGCCTATAAGAAGGAGTGCCTGGTGAACGGGTACGACGATGTGGACTACCTGGTGAGCATGAAAGATAAGATTGAAGCATACGAACAAAGCAAAAAGTAA
- the dprA gene encoding DNA-processing protein DprA, which yields MNDPLLKYKIALEIIPHIGSITAKKLIAYCGGVDEVFIQSKKSLQKVPGVGEFIAHEVYHQKVLERAEKEIEFLSKYEITPLYYTDPSYPERLKQCDDSPILLYYKGSVPLSHPKVLAMVGTRSASDYGRWLCEELVRGLAQQGHSVLIVSGLAHGIDTAAHRNATKNGFPTVGVLAHGLDMIYPSANRGLAKEMLGNGALVTDFITGTQPERNNFLRRNRIIAGLADATIVVESAIKGGALVTADIASSYNRDVLTCPGRAGDKYSQGCNALIKSNKAALVESAEDIENALNWQTAQTSAAPPQQLSLFRELSEEEQKIVAILKGVEKESIDTIAFSSGLSMPSTSAILLTMEFDGIVKSLPGKSYALSQGFRF from the coding sequence ATGAACGATCCTCTACTTAAGTACAAGATTGCCCTTGAGATTATCCCCCACATTGGCAGCATCACCGCCAAAAAGCTTATAGCCTACTGTGGTGGAGTAGACGAGGTATTTATTCAGTCGAAGAAGTCGCTGCAAAAGGTACCTGGGGTAGGAGAGTTCATTGCGCATGAGGTGTACCACCAAAAGGTGCTGGAGCGTGCCGAAAAAGAGATAGAGTTTCTTTCCAAGTACGAGATAACCCCTCTTTACTATACCGACCCGAGCTATCCCGAGCGGCTTAAGCAGTGCGACGATTCGCCAATCCTTCTCTACTATAAGGGTAGCGTGCCGCTATCGCATCCGAAGGTGCTGGCTATGGTCGGAACCCGGAGCGCAAGCGATTACGGCAGGTGGCTTTGCGAGGAGCTGGTTCGTGGCTTGGCCCAACAGGGACATTCGGTACTTATTGTAAGCGGTTTGGCTCATGGAATAGACACCGCCGCGCATCGAAATGCAACAAAGAATGGTTTTCCAACGGTAGGCGTGCTGGCGCATGGGCTCGATATGATTTACCCTTCGGCCAATAGGGGATTGGCCAAGGAGATGCTGGGCAATGGCGCCTTGGTCACCGACTTTATCACGGGTACTCAGCCCGAGCGCAACAACTTCCTTCGGCGTAATCGAATAATTGCAGGATTGGCTGATGCCACAATTGTGGTGGAGTCGGCCATAAAGGGTGGCGCGTTGGTTACCGCCGATATCGCCAGCTCGTACAACCGCGATGTGCTGACCTGTCCTGGTCGTGCAGGCGACAAATACTCGCAGGGATGTAATGCCCTCATTAAATCGAATAAGGCGGCGCTGGTTGAGAGCGCTGAGGACATCGAGAATGCGCTCAACTGGCAGACCGCTCAAACGAGCGCCGCTCCTCCGCAGCAGCTGAGCCTCTTTAGGGAGCTGAGCGAGGAGGAGCAGAAGATTGTAGCCATCCTTAAGGGGGTCGAAAAGGAGAGCATCGATACCATTGCGTTTAGCAGCGGGCTGTCGATGCCATCTACCTCGGCAATCCTTCTTACCATGGAGTTCGATGGCATTGTAAAAAGCCTGCCGGGTAAATCATACGCGCTATCCCAGGGATTTCGCTTTTAG
- the tnpA gene encoding IS200/IS605 family transposase, whose protein sequence is MSSYRQIYYHIVFRTHNGEKVLEQENIRSLFAYIMGIIQKRNCHLYRINAMEDHVHILCDLHPSVTLADLVRDVKASSSMWIKEHPSFPKFKGWAEGYGAFTCSYAEKDRVAAYIKGQQEHHKKFPFEEEYRKLLQEHGVEVDERYPLSNN, encoded by the coding sequence ATGTCCAGCTACCGCCAGATCTACTACCACATCGTCTTCCGAACCCATAATGGGGAGAAGGTTCTTGAGCAGGAGAACATCCGATCACTCTTTGCCTATATCATGGGCATCATCCAAAAGAGGAACTGCCACCTTTACCGCATCAACGCCATGGAGGACCATGTCCATATCCTCTGCGACCTGCATCCATCGGTTACGCTAGCCGACTTGGTTCGCGATGTAAAGGCTTCCTCCTCCATGTGGATAAAGGAACATCCATCTTTCCCAAAGTTCAAGGGCTGGGCGGAAGGCTACGGCGCCTTTACCTGCTCGTATGCCGAAAAGGATCGGGTAGCAGCCTATATAAAGGGGCAGCAGGAGCATCATAAGAAGTTTCCCTTCGAAGAGGAGTACCGCAAACTGCTCCAGGAGCATGGGGTTGAGGTCGATGAGCGCTACCCCTTAAGTAACAACTAG
- a CDS encoding DUF4919 domain-containing protein, producing MKIYLLAICSILILSSSPGSAQVPPTFAKPDFAKIKETISNKETENYYPKLLERLSNNDSLLTDEQYKLLYFGYVFQDSYDPYWTPKYAKTLAEYYRKPTLEKSDCDSIIKYCKLSIADFPFDIQQLKMLGYAYHRMGDKENEKIWYRRFARVIATIMSTGRGLSCENSVSVIVINHEYELLKQFDFRLLRHSSTKDKCDYMELQPNKSNIAGLYFDISIMLDMAYKSKILKR from the coding sequence ATGAAAATCTATCTATTAGCAATTTGCAGCATTCTGATTTTAAGCTCTAGCCCAGGATCGGCCCAGGTCCCTCCAACGTTTGCTAAACCAGACTTTGCAAAGATTAAGGAAACAATTAGCAACAAAGAAACCGAGAACTACTACCCTAAGCTACTAGAGCGCTTAAGCAACAATGATTCGTTGTTGACTGATGAACAGTATAAGTTGCTCTACTTTGGGTATGTTTTTCAAGATTCGTACGACCCATACTGGACGCCAAAATATGCTAAAACTCTAGCAGAGTACTACAGGAAACCAACGCTTGAAAAGAGCGATTGTGATTCTATCATTAAGTATTGCAAGCTGTCTATTGCCGATTTTCCCTTCGACATACAGCAGCTGAAAATGCTAGGGTATGCATACCATAGAATGGGGGATAAGGAGAATGAAAAGATCTGGTACAGGAGGTTTGCAAGAGTGATAGCAACCATAATGTCCACAGGTCGCGGCCTTAGTTGTGAGAATTCAGTATCAGTAATTGTGATCAACCACGAGTATGAGCTGCTAAAGCAATTCGACTTCAGGTTACTTCGGCATTCTTCTACCAAGGATAAATGCGACTACATGGAGCTACAGCCCAATAAAAGCAACATTGCGGGCTTGTATTTCGATATAAGCATCATGCTTGATATGGCTTACAAAAGTAAGATCCTAAAAAGATAG
- the tnpA gene encoding IS200/IS605 family transposase, translating into MSSYRQIYYHIVFRTHNGEKVLEQENIRSLFAYIMGIIPKRNCHLYRINAMEDHVHILCDLHPSVALADLVRDVKASSSMWIKEHPSFPKFKGWAEGYGAFTCSFAEKDRIAAYIKGQQEHHKKFSFEEEYHKLLQEHGVKVDERYFP; encoded by the coding sequence ATGTCCAGCTACCGTCAGATCTACTACCACATCGTCTTCCGAACCCATAATGGGGAGAAGGTTCTTGAGCAGGAGAACATCCGATCACTCTTTGCCTATATCATGGGCATCATCCCAAAGAGGAACTGCCACCTTTACCGCATCAACGCCATGGAGGACCATGTCCACATTCTCTGCGACCTGCATCCATCGGTTGCGCTGGCCGACTTGGTTCGCGATGTAAAGGCTTCCTCCTCCATGTGGATAAAGGAGCATCCATCTTTCCCAAAGTTCAAGGGCTGGGCGGAGGGCTACGGAGCCTTTACCTGCTCGTTTGCCGAAAAAGACAGGATAGCAGCCTACATCAAGGGGCAGCAGGAGCATCATAAGAAGTTTTCCTTCGAAGAGGAGTACCACAAGCTGCTCCAGGAGCATGGGGTTAAGGTAGATGAGCGCTACTTCCCTTAA